One window of Saccharomyces kudriavzevii IFO 1802 strain IFO1802 genome assembly, chromosome: 10 genomic DNA carries:
- the MCO6 gene encoding Mco6p (similar to Saccharomyces cerevisiae YJL127C-B; ancestral locus Anc_1.226) — MIFFFNQIRSIFTALHTPTQQIQLSRRAFFQFLGYLGSCVVISLAAQSKYVE, encoded by the coding sequence atgatattttttttcaaccaGATTCGCTCGATATTTACAGCTTTGCACACGCCCACTCAACAGATCCAATTGTCAAGAAGAGcctttttccaatttttgggCTACCTGGGTAGTTGCGTTGTTATTTCATTAGCAGCCCAATCGAAGTACGTGGAATGA
- the GCD14 gene encoding tRNA 1-methyladenosine methyltransferase subunit GCD14 (similar to Saccharomyces cerevisiae GCD14 (YJL125C); ancestral locus Anc_1.229) → MTNNCFSGYKDLIEEDDLTLIWVSRDNIKPVRMQSEGVFNTRYGSFPHKDIIGKPYGSQIAIRTKGSNKFAFVHVLQPTPELWTLSLPHRTQIVYTPDSSYIMQRLKCSPHSRVIEAGTGSGSFSHAFARSVGRLFSFEFHHVRYEQALEEFKAHGLIDDNVTMIHRDVCRDGFIIKRGDTTSYKFPNNEATASLNANVVFLDLPAPWDAIPHLDSVIATHEKIGLCCFSPCIEQVDKTLEALEKYGWTDVEMVEIQGRQYESRRQMVRSLDDALERLRDIKRHKLQGVERRKRMFSNTIDSNDDKIEKRNGEGIPLTEKAKFNPFGKGSRIKEGDSNYKWQEVTKVETEIKSHTSYLTFAFKIIDKSRDDEQFNEILQSKKDQSKS, encoded by the coding sequence ATGACAAACAATTGCTTTTCAGGTTACAAAGACCTGATCGAGGAGGATGACTTGACTTTAATATGGGTTTCCAGGGACAATATTAAGCCAGTAAGGATGCAATCCGAGGGAGTGTTCAACACTCGGTACGGTTCATTCCCTCATAAAGATATTATTGGCAAGCCTTATGGTTCTCAAATCGCCATAAGAACAAAAGGCTCGAATAAATTTGCCTTCGTCCATGTTTTGCAACCAACGCCTGAACTGTGGACTTTATCATTACCACACAGAACTCAAATTGTATATACACCTGACTCTTCGTACATCATGCAAAGATTGAAATGTAGCCCTCATAGTAGGGTGATTGAAGCGGGTACAGGTTCAGGGTCATTTTCACATGCTTTTGCGAGGTCTGTAGGTCGTCTTTTcagttttgaatttcatcatGTGAGGTACGAACAAGCCTTAGAGGAATTCAAAGCACATGGCCTTATTGATGATAATGTCACGATGATTCATCGAGATGTCTGCCGAGATGGTTTTATTATTAAGAGGGGAGACACCACGTCTTACAAGTTTCCTAATAATGAAGCTACTGCCTCATTGAATGCAAATGTAGTCTTTTTAGACCTACCAGCTCCTTGGGATGCTATACCTCATCTGGATTCTGTTATTGCAACACACGAAAAGATCGGATTATGTTGCTTTTCGCCTTGTATTGAACAAGTAGACAAAACGCTAGAGGCATTAGAGAAATACGGCTGGACTGATGTGGAAATGGTGGAGATTCAAGGTAGACAGTACGAAAGTCGAAGACAAATGGTCAGATCACTGGATGATGCCCTGGAGAGATTAAGGGATATAAAAAGGCACAAACTTCAAGGTGTAGAAAGACGCAAGCGAATGTTCAGCAATACGATAGATTCCAACGAtgacaaaattgaaaaaaggaacGGTGAGGGTATACCATTAACAGAAAAGGCAAAATTCAACCCATTCGGTAAAGGCTCTCGTATCAAGGAAGGTGACAGCAACTATAAATGGCAGGAAGTCACTAAAGTTGAAACTGAGATTAAATCACATACCTCGTACTTGACCTTTGCGTTCAAAATCATAGATAAGTCCAGAGATGATGAGCAATTTAATGAAATTCTGCAGTCTAAAAAAGATCAATCAAAGAGTtaa
- the NIT2 gene encoding putative hydrolase (similar to Saccharomyces cerevisiae NIT2 (YJL126W); ancestral locus Anc_1.228), producing the protein MSNNLKRVAIAQLCSSADLAKNLKVVKELIFKAIQCEADVVFFPEASDYLSQNPLHSKYLAQKSPQFIQQLRSDITDLVRENSRNIDVSIGVHLPPTDQDLFDGNDRVKNVLLYINYEGKILQEYQKLHLFDVDVPNGPILKESKSVQPGNAIPNIIETPLGKLGNAICYDIRFPEFSLKLRSMGAEILCFPSAFTTKTGEAHWELLGRARAVDTQCFVIMSGQDGVHDLSDLEWEKQLHVTNSIKSPMRESWGHSMIIDPWGKIIAHADCQKSGPQLIVANLDYELLRKIRISMPLSNQRRNDLFH; encoded by the coding sequence ATGAGCAACAATTTGAAACGGGTTGCCATCGCTCAATTATGTTCATCCGCTGATCTGGCCAAGAATTTAAAGGTAGTGAAGGAGTTGATATTTAAAGCCATTCAATGTGAGGCAGACGTCGTTTTTTTCCCAGAAGCAAGCGACTATCTTTCTCAAAATCCACTTCATTCCAAATACTTGGCGCAAAAGAGCCCTCAATTTATTCAACAATTACGGTCAGACATTACTGACCTCGTCAGGGAGAATTCGAGGAATATAGATGTTTCTATCGGAGTTCATCTACCACCGACAGATCAAGATTTATTCGATGGTAATGATCGAGTTAAGAATGTCCTCCTGTATATCAATTACGAGGGTAAAATACTACAAGAGTATCAAAAGCTGCATCTGTTCGATGTAGACGTACCGAATGGACCGATCTTGAAAGAATCAAAATCCGTTCAGCCAGGCAACGCGATACCCAACATCATAGAGACCCCATTGGGAAAACTAGGTAATGCGATTTGCTACGATATTCGCTTTcctgaattttctttgaaactaCGGTCTATGGGAGCTGAGATATTATGTTTCCCCAGTGCATTCACCACTAAAACAGGGGAGGCGCACTGGGAGCTTTTAGGAAGAGCAAGAGCGGTTGATACTCAATGTTTCGTGATCATGTCAGGGCAAGACGGTGTCCACGACCTCAGCGATCTGGAATGGGAGAAGCAGCTGCACGTCACTAATTCGATTAAAAGTCCCATGAGAGAATCTTGGGGTCATTCAATGATCATTGACCCCTGGGGGAAAATAATAGCACATGCAGACTGCCAAAAATCTGGCCCGCAGCTGATTGTTGCTAATTTGGATTACGAATTATTGAGGAAAATAAGGATCAGTATGCCTTTGTCGAATCAGAGAAGAAACGATCTGTTTCATTGA
- the TRK1 gene encoding Trk1p (similar to Saccharomyces cerevisiae TRK1 (YJL129C) and TRK2 (YKR050W); ancestral locus Anc_1.224) — protein MHLRRTMSRVPTLASLEIRYEKTFGHKLRDFIALCGHYFSPVKKYVFPSFIAVHYFYTISLTLITSILLYPIKNTRYIDTLFLAAGAVTQGGLNTVDINNLSLYQQIVLYIVCCISTPIAVHSCLAFVRLYWFERYFDGIRDSSRRNFKMRRTKTILERELTARTMTKNKTGNKRASYPSKQDKTDDFQEKLFSGEMVNRDEQDSVHSGHNSPDASNINHDGSSGSLDDVVKEDETDGNGQYQENNSYSTVGSSSNTAADENISQKPEPSSLRFDDSQNKREQKTVPSEKFAKRRGSRDISPADMYRSIMMLQGKHEGTTEDEGPPLVIGSPTDGTRHISNGTKSKTSTITNGNTTIIQDKRNKSSTDENSALSSSNTSGSVSDENSLPTNLGGRTPSLSTERHKSNSGPIAFTDDRVTDRKQGPSIQFDITKPPRRAPKRVSTMNDINPRLSTHRKRSSRTYIMKHFPKARRIRQQIKRRLSTGSIDKNSDNNVSARTALSEIDGDEKDGDNNEEYFADNESGDEDDRVQQSELHSDSELNLHQPQQENHPWQQNLHRVYRTKSFDDNRSRAVPMERSRTIDMAEANDLNELARTPDFQRIVYQNWKAHHRKKTNFRRRGWNGKMFEHGAYASDSDRDYPGNRNASNSIVHYAESILHHDDSHRNGSEDISSGSNETADLTNGKGDHTDLNGYPAYNDDEEGYYGLHFDTDYNLDPRHDLSKGTSKNYLSWQPTIGRNSNFLGLTRAQKDELGGVEYRAIKLLCTILTVYYIGWHIVGFVMLVPWIILRKYYGEIVRGDGVSPTWWGFWTAMSSFNDLGLTLTPNSMMSFDKAAYPLIVMIWFIIIGNTGFPILLRCIIWIMFKLSPDLSQMRESLGFLLDHPRRCFTLLFPKAATWWLLLTLAGLNITDWILFIILDFGSTVVKSLSKGYRVLVGLFQSVSTRTAGFSVVDLSQLHPSIQVSYMLMMYVSVLPLAISIRRTNVYEEQSLGLYGDMGGEPEDTDTEEDGNDEDDDGEDESHEGQSSQRSKPNNNNNKNKKRKRTKNPNEISTKSFIGAHLRKQLSFDLWFLFLGLFIICICEGDKIKDVQEPNFNVFAILFEIVSAYGTVGLSLGYPNTNQSFSRQLTTLSKLVIIAMLIRGKNRGLPYSLDRAIILPSDRLEHIDHLEGMKLERQARTNTEDPMTEHFKRSFTDAKHRWGALRRKTTHSRSSKRSNTTV, from the coding sequence ATGCACCTTAGAAGAACGATGAGTAGAGTGCCCACGTTGGCATCCCTTGAAATAAGATATGAAAAGACGTTCGGCCACAAACTTCGTGATTTTATTGCTCTATGTGGCCACTATTTTTCCCCAGTTAAAAAATACGTCTTTCCCAGTTTTATCGCAGTCCATTATTTCTATACGATATCCCTCACATTAATAACCTCAATTTTGTTATACCCAATTAAGAATACCAGATACATCGACACATTGTTTTTAGCAGCTGGTGCAGTCACTCAAGGTGGTCTAAATACCGTGGATATCAATAACTTAAGCTTATATCAACAGATCGTTTTGTATATCGTATGCTGTATATCAACGCCGATTGCCGTTCATAGTTGTTTGGCCTTCGTACGACTTTACTGGTTTGAACGTTACTTCGATGGTATCAGAGACTCTTCTAGGCGGAATTTCAAGATGAGAAGAACGAAGACAATCCTAGAAAGGGAACTCACTGCTAGAACCatgaccaaaaataaaacaggaaataaaagagcCTCTTATCCCAGCAAACAGGATAAAACGGAtgatttccaagaaaagtTGTTTAGTGGAGAAATGGTAAATAGAGATGAGCAGGACTCAGTCCACAGTGGCCATAATTCCCCTGATGCTAGTAATATTAATCATGATGGCAGTAGTGGCAGTCTAGACGATGTTGTTAAAGAAGACGAAACGGATGGGAATGGACAATACCAAGAGAACAATTCATACTCAACTGTGGGTAGTTCGTCTAACACAGCTGCAGATGAAAACATAAGCCAAAAACCAGAACCCAGTAGTCTTCGATTCGATGACTCacaaaacaaaagagaacaaaagaCGGTCCCCTCCGAAAAATTTGCGAAAAGAAGAGGTTCAAGAGATATTAGCCCAGCAGATATGTATCGATCCATTATGATGCTGCAGGGGAAGCACGAGGGAACTACAGAAGACGAAGGTCCACCTTTAGTGATTGGATCTCCCACAGACGGGACAAGGCATATAAGTAATGGCACCAAGTCAAAGACGTCCACCATAACAAATGGTAATACAACCATAATTCAGGACAAGAGAAATAAGAGCAGCACTGACGAAAACTCTGCATTAAGTAGTTCAAATACTTCTGGGAGCGTTTCTGATGAAAATTCATTACCTACGAACCTCGGCGGTAGAACACCTTCGTTGAGCACAGAGAGGCACAAATCAAATTCAGGTCCAATAGCTTTCACTGATGATAGAGTCACCGACAGAAAACAAGGACCATCGATCCAGTTTGATATAACTAAACCTCCAAGGAGAGCTCCTAAGAGGGTATCTACCATGAACGATATTAACCCAAGATTATCTACTCATCGAAAAAGGTCTTCGAGAACATACATTATGAAACATTTTCCCAAAGCCCGGCGAATACGGCAGCAAATTAAGAGAAGGCTTTCTACGGGCTCGATCGATAAAAACAGTGACAACAATGTTTCTGCTAGGACGGCCCTTTCTGAAATAGATGgtgatgaaaaagatggtGATAACAACGAGGAATACTTTGCTGACAATGAAAGCggtgatgaagatgaccGAGTGCAGCAGTCTGAACTACACTCTGATTCAGAACTCAATTTGCACCAACCacaacaagaaaatcacCCATGGCAGCAGAACCTACACCGCGTGTACAGGACAAAATCTTTTGATGATAATCGCTCGAGGGCTGTCCCCATGGAGCGTTCCAGGACCATTGATATGGCAGAAGCTAACGATTTAAATGAACTTGCAAGGACTCCcgattttcaaagaatagTTTATCAAAACTGGAAAGCTCATCacagaaaaaagacaaatttCAGAAGAAGGGGGTGGAATGGTAAAATGTTCGAACATGGTGCTTATGCCTCCGACAGCGATCGCGATTATCCTGGTAATCGTAATGCTAGCAACAGTATAGTTCACTACGCTGAATCCATTTTACATCACGATGATTCTCATAGAAATGGAAGCGAGGATATTTCTTCTGGTTCTAACGAGACTGCCGATCTCACAAATGGAAAAGGTGATCACACCGATCTTAATGGCTATCCCGCTtacaatgatgatgaagaaggctATTATGGTTTGCATTTTGATACGGATTATAATTTGGATCCTCGTCATGATTTATCCAAGGGTACCAGTAAAAATTATTTATCGTGGCAACCAACCATTGGTCGTAATTCAAACTTCCTAGGGCTAACAAGGGCCCAAAAGGACGAATTAGGTGGTGTTGAATACAGGGCCATCAAACTGCTATGTACCATACTAACTGTCTACTATATTGGATGGCATATTGTCGGTTTTGTTATGTTAGTACCTTGGATTATTCTGAGAAAGTATTATGGCGAAATTGTTAGGGGCGATGGTGTTTCTCCCACATGGTGGGGGTTTTGGACAGCAATGAGTTCGTTTAATGATCTGGGTTTGACATTGACCCCGAACTCGATGATGTCGTTCGATAAAGCTGCATATCCGTTAATTGTTATGATTTGGTTCATAATTATAGGAAATACGGGGTTTCCTATCCTTCTTAGATGCATTATTTGGATCATGTTCAAACTGTCCCCTGATTTATCACAGATGAGAGAGAGTCTAGGTTTCCTCTTAGACCATCCGCGCCGTTGTTTTACTTTGCTATTTCCCAAAGCAGCGACATGGTGGCTTCTCTTGACACTTGCAGGACTAAATATAACAGATTGGATCTTATTTATAATTCTGGACTTTGGTTCAACTGTCGTGAAGTCATTATCAAAAGGTTATAGGGTTCTTGTTGGTTTGTTCCAATCTGTTAGCACAAGAACAGCTGGCTTCAGCGTTGTTGATTTGAGTCAGTTGCACCCCTCCATTCAAGTCTCCTACATGCTTATGATGTATGTCTCTGTTTTACCATTAGCCATTTCTATCAGGCGAACAAATGTGTACGAGGAGCAATCTTTAGGGTTATATGGAGATATGGGGGGTGAACCCGAAGATACAGATACCGAAGAAGACGGTaacgatgaagacgatgacgGGGAAGACGAAAGTCACGAAGGCCAGAGCAGCCAAAGAAGCAAACcaaacaacaataacaacaagaataaaaaaagaaagagaaccAAAAACCCCAATGAAATATCAACCAAATCTTTCATTGGTGCGCATTTGAGAAAGcagctttcttttgatttgtggtttttatttttggggTTATTCATCATCTGCATTTGTGAAGGAGACAAGATAAAGGACGTGCAGGAACCAAACTTCAACGTATTCgcaattctttttgaaattgttagTGCTTATGGTACAGTTGGGCTATCGTTGGGTTATCCAAACACAAATCAATCATTCTCAAGACAACTGACTACATTATCCAAGTTAGTCATTATAGCAATGTTGATTAGGGGTAAGAATAGAGGTCTTCCATATTCTTTGGATCGTGCAATCATATTGCCCAGTGATAGACTTGAACATATTGACCACCTTGAAGGCATGAAACTGGAGAGACAGGCCAGGACCAATACGGAAGACCCGATGACGGAACATTTCAAGAGAAGCTTCACTGATGCGAAACATCGTTGGGGGGCACTTAGACGCAAGACTACCCATTCCCGCAGCTCGAAAAGAAGCAACACAACCGTTTAA
- the LSM1 gene encoding Lsm1p (similar to Saccharomyces cerevisiae LSM1 (YJL124C); ancestral locus Anc_1.230) produces the protein MSTNSRERNQPNQDNKRQQQSFSKKISEGEADLYLDQYNFTTTAAIVSSVDRKIFVLLRDGRMLFGVLRTFDQYANLILQDCVERIYFSEENKYAEEDRGIFMIRGENVVMLGEVDIDKEDQPLEIMERIPFREAWQIKQQNDEKRFKEETHKGKEMARHGIVYDFHRSDMY, from the coding sequence ATGTCAACAAATAGTAGGGAGAGAAACCAACCCAATCAGGATAATAAACGACAACAACAAAGTTTCTCCAAGAAAATCTCAGAAGGTGAAGCGGATTTATATCTCGATCAATACAATTTCACTACCACCGCAGCTATTGTAAGTTCAGTAGACCGTAAGatctttgttcttttgcGTGATGGGAGAATGCTGTTTGGTGTATTGAGAACCTTTGACCAATATGCGAACCTGATTCTACAAGATTGTGTGGAGAGAATATATTTCAGCGAGGAAAACAAATACGCTGAAGAGGACCGCGGTATATTCATGATTCGTGGCGAAAATGTTGTCATGCTAGGTGAAGTAGATATCGATAAAGAAGACCAACCGCTTGAGATCATGGAACGTATACCATTCAGGGAAGCTTGGCAAATCAAGCAAcaaaatgatgaaaaaagattcaaagaagaaactcaTAAGGGCAAAGAAATGGCCCGTCATGGTATCGTCTACGATTTCCACAGATCCGACATGTACTAA
- the PBS2 gene encoding mitogen-activated protein kinase kinase PBS2 (similar to Saccharomyces cerevisiae PBS2 (YJL128C); ancestral locus Anc_1.225): protein MEDKFTNLSLHEKNSRSSMQTNEQTGADNGSAVKRTASTSSQYNNINADLHARVKAFQEQRALKRSASVGSNKSEQDKGNSQSPKHIQQIVNKPLPPLPVGGSAKVSQRMSGQVVQTSSKSTLKNDLIAQDTQDAIVMSKATNVNININKTEVTTTTIGVNTGMPAIGVTPTASSTASAAHKTQLLNPNRRAPRRPPSTQHPARPSIAQHKVPAIINTPKQSLSARRGLKLPPGGMSLKMPIKTAQQPQQFAPSPSNKKHIETVSNSVTVEGKRSNPGSLINGVQSTSTSSSTEGQRDTVGTKPRSSNSNNSSSSGSSGGGGLFANFSKYVDIKSGSLNFAGKLSLSSKGIDFSNGSSSRITLDELEFLDELGHGNYGNVSKVLHKPTNVIMATKEVRLELDEAKFRQILMELEVLHKCNSPFIVDFYGAFFIEGAVYMCMEYMDGGSLDKIYDESSEIGGIDEPQLAFIANAVIHGLRELKEQHNIIHRDVKPTNILCSANQGTVKLCDFGVSGNLVASLAKTNIGCQSYMAPERIKSLNPDRATYTVQSDIWSLGLSILEMALGRYPYPPETFDNIFSQLSAIVDGPPPRLPSDKFSSDAQDFVSLCLQKIPERRPTYSALAEHPWLVKYRNQNVQMSTYITERLERRSKILQERGENGLSKNVPALHMGGL, encoded by the coding sequence ATGGAAGACAAGTTTACTAACCTTAGTCTCCACGAGAAAAATAGTAGGTCATCCATGCAAACAAACGAGCAAACAGGCGCAGACAATGGCTCTGCTGTCAAGAGAACAGCCTCGACGTCTTCGCAATACAATAACATCAACGCTGACCTTCATGCTCGTGTAAAAGCTTTTCAAGAACAACGTGCACTGAAAAGATCTGCCAGCGTGGGCAGCAACAAAAGCGAGCAAGACAAGGGCAATTCACAATCACCTAAACATATTCAGCAGATTGTAAACAAACCATTACCGCCTCTTCCTGTGGGTGGAAGTGCGAAGGTTTCGCAAAGAATGAGTGGCCAGGTTGTCCAAACCTCTTCCAAGAGCACCCTCAAGAACGACCTGATCGCTCAAGATACTCAGGATGCTATTGTAATGTCCAAGGCTACTAACGTCAATATAAACATCAATAAAACAGAAGTCACCACTACAACGATTGGTGTGAACACTGGCATGCCTGCAATTGGCGTTACGCCGACAGCTTCCAGTACCGCTTCGGCAGCACATAAAACGCAGCTGCTGAATCCTAATAGAAGAGCACCAAGAAGGCCACCATCTACTCAGCATCCAGCAAGGCCCAGTATTGCTCAGCATAAGGTTCCTGCAATCATCAACACCCCAAAACAAAGCTTAAGCGCCCGTAGGGGGTTAAAGTTACCTCCTGGTGGGATGTCATTAAAAATGCCCATCAAAACCGCTCAGCAGCCGCAACAGTTTGCGCCAAGCCCTTCAAACAAGAAACACATTGAAACCGTATCTAACAGCGTTACTGTGGAGGGAAAACGGTCAAATCCAGGCTCTTTGATAAATGGCGTGCAAAGTACGTCTACCTCCTCGAGTACCGAAGGCCAACGCGATACTGTAGGAACTAAACCCAGAAGTTCAAATAGCAACAACTCTTCAAGTTCGGGGAGTAGTGGAGGCGGCGGCCTTTTCGCAAATTTTTCGAAATATGTAGATATCAAATCCGGCTCATTAAATTTTGCAGGTAAACTATCGCTGTCCTCCAAAGGTATTGATTTCAGTAATGGTTCCAGTTCTAGGATTACACTGGACGAGCTAGAGTTCTTGGATGAACTGGGTCATGGTAACTATGGTAATGTATCTAAAGTATTGCATAAGCCCACGAACGTTATTATGGCCACGAAGGAGGTTCGTTTGGAACTAGACGAAGCTAAATTTAGACAGATTCTGATGGAGTTAGAAGTGTTACATAAATGCAATTCTCCGTTTATTGTGGATTTTTATGGTGCCTTTTTCATTGAGGGCGCGGTCTACATGTGTATGGAATACATGGATGGTGGTTCCCTGGACAAGATATACGACGAATCGTCTGAAATTGGAGGTATTGATGAACCACAGTTAGCGTTTATTGCCAATGCTGTCATTCATGGATTAAGAGAGTTGAAAGAACAGCATAATATCATACATAGAGATGTCAAGCCAACAAACATACTATGTTCTGCCAACCAAGGTACAGTGAAGTTATGTGATTTCGGTGTTTCAGGTAATCTGGTTGCATCTTTAGCCAAGACAAATATTGGTTGTCAGTCGTACATGGCACCTGAGCGTATCAAGTCCCTAAATCCAGATAGAGCTACTTATACTGTACAGTCTGATATTTGGTCGTTAGGTTTAAGTATTCTAGAAATGGCATTGGGTAGATATCCGTATCCACCAGAAACATTCGACAACATTTTCTCCCAGTTGAGCGCCATTGTTGACGGGCCACCTCCAAGATTACCATCAGATAAGTTCAGTTCCGACGCACAagattttgtttctttatgTCTACAAAAGATTCCGGAAAGAAGACCAACATACTCAGCTCTAGCGGAACACCCTTGGCTGGTGAAATACagaaatcaaaatgttCAGATGAGCACATATATCACAGAAAGATTAGAGAGACGCAGCAAAATTCTACAGGAACGAGGTGAAAATGGTTTATCTAAAAATGTACCAGCATTGCATATGGGTGGTTTATAG
- the SPT10 gene encoding Spt10p (similar to Saccharomyces cerevisiae SPT10 (YJL127C); ancestral locus Anc_1.227) has product MLSQHTRLARDDEHQRTTRHDSGFEMNDDPSVSDQILTPLQPYTILLKDGETIATMYPVPAYPDLLPLGLLSFLLDEFNMEVEKGDSFPYYETLSLEEFKNVWFHNDGHVCIMVLGEIPELDYSMDAEADVDDNYGTDVETMRHTTQYKKRKERRNLNLIIQWEKQCLGIFDLKPAYPGRSAHVVTGTFLVNAGIRGKGIGKTLVETFIEWSKKLGFTSSFFPLIYGTNVGIRRILEGLNFRRIGKLPEAGILKGFDVPVDSFMYGKEFTHITKSIDLLRDPQKSIEIGKYERLKHFLETGKYPLHCDRNEKARLRVLSKTHSVLNGKLMTKGKEIIYDTDQQIQIALEIHLVEHLGINKVTSKIGEKYHWRGIKNTVSEVISQCHKCKMRYKDGTGVIIEQKRAVKQAHMLPTNHVETINKPRKSKKHDDALLEHSINFPQNLISSTLNDTGGEPTPPDTNVARATFRNVASSPATTSESNQADRGTEYLSPIQNAPLLDDEQSMNSFNRFVEEENSRKRRKYLDAATSGIVPHLTDNGSQNRANSVNDGGRDIGNPVADLDRNDHTIMNDAMLSLEDNVMAALEMVQKEQQQKIEHVDEEESSDRDDVNATEDNDATVSRIVNDDSNAFAEHNSNIYY; this is encoded by the coding sequence ATGTTAAGTCAGCACACAAGATTAGCGCGAGATGATGAACATCAGCGTACAACACGTCATGATAGTGGTTTTGAGATGAATGATGATCCATCGGTTTCTGATCAAATCTTGACCCCTTTACAACCATATACCATTTTATTGAAGGATGGGGAAACAATAGCTACTATGTATCCTGTACCAGCATATCCCGATTTATTGCCGCTAGGGCTTTTAAGCTTCCTCTTAGATGAGTTTAATATGGAAGTGGAAAAGGGAGATAGCTTTCCTTATTACGAGACGTTATCACTAGAGGAATTCAAGAATGTCTGGTTTCATAATGACGGCCACGTTTGTATCATGGTGCTAGGCGAAATACCAGAACTGGATTATAGTATGGACGCTGAGGCAGACGTAGATGATAATTATGGAACCGATGTAGAAACTATGAGGCATACCACTCAATATAAGAAACGGAAAGAACGTCGAAATTTGAACCTTATTATACAATGGGAGAAGCAGTGTTTAGGCATATTTGACCTCAAGCCAGCATATCCTGGACGCTCGGCGCATGTGGTCACAGGGACATTTCTGGTGAATGCTGGTATTCGAGGTAAGGGCATTGGTAAGACATTGGTTGAAACATTTATAGAATGGTCGAAGAAGTTAGGATTTACGTCATCTTTTTTCCCATTGATATACGGAACGAACGTAGGAATCAGAAGAATCTTGGAAGGATTGAACTTTAGGCGGATAGGCAAACTGCCTGAAGCTGGTATTCTTAAGGGATTCGATGTGCCTGTGGATTCGTTCATGTATGGTAAAGAGTTCACGCATATCACGAAGAGTATAGATTTATTACGAGATCCTCAAAAAAGTATCGAAATCGGTAAATACGAACGATTGAAGCATTTCTTGGAGACAGGCAAATACCCTTTACATTGTGATAGAAACGAAAAGGCCAGGCTAAGAGTACTTTCCAAGACTCATTCAGTGTTGAATGGTAAACTGATGacaaagggaaaagaaattatatACGATACAGATCAACAAATCCAGATCGCACTAGAGATACACCTAGTCGAACATCTAGGTATCAATAAAGTGACTTCCAAAATcggtgaaaaatatcattggAGAGGGATCAAGAATACCGTTTCAGAGGTAATATCCCAATGCCATAAATGCAAGATGAGGTATAAAGATGGAACAGGGGTGATCATTGAACAAAAGAGGGCGGTAAAGCAGGCGCATATGCTGCCGACAAACCACGTAGAAACTATTAATAAGCCAaggaaaagcaagaaaCACGACGACGCACTATTAGAGCATTCGATAAATTTTCCACAAAATCTGATTTCCAGCACGCTAAATGATACGGGGGGTGAACCTACTCCGCCAGATACCAACGTTGCACGTGCTACGTTCCGCAACGTCGCTAGTAGTCCAGCCACTACCAGCGAATCTAATCAAGCAGATAGAGGAACCGAGTATCTTTCGCCAATACAGAACGCACCTTTGTTGGACGACGAGCAGTCGATGAATTCTTTTAACAGATTTGTGGAGGAAGAGAACTCCAGGAAAAGACGGAAATACCTGGATGCTGCCACCAGCGGGATCGTACCCCATTTGACAGACAATGGATCACAAAACCGTGCAAACTCCGTCAACGACGGTGGACGTGACATCGGCAACCCCGTTGCTGACTTAGATAGAAATGATCATACCATAATGAACGATGCCATGTTGAGCCTCGAGGATAACGTTATGGCTGCTTTGGAAATGGTTCAAAAGGAGCAACAACAGAAGATAGAACATgtggatgaagaagagagtAGCGATCGCGACGATGTCAACGCCACTGAAGACAATGACGCCACAGTTAGTAGGATAGTTAACGACGATTCCAATGCATTTGCGGAGCATAATTCCAATATTTACTATTAG